One genomic region from Microcystis panniformis FACHB-1757 encodes:
- a CDS encoding CopG family transcriptional regulator, with amino-acid sequence MSTIQVQIPDSLQKSLDDLAARDGISIDQFISTAIAEKLSALMTENYLIERSKKGSREKYQVILTKVPDVEPEAYYQSNMPESSVSNPDKLHL; translated from the coding sequence ATGAGTACCATCCAAGTTCAAATTCCCGACTCATTACAGAAAAGTTTAGATGATCTAGCGGCTCGTGATGGAATTTCGATCGATCAATTTATCTCTACTGCGATCGCTGAGAAACTTTCAGCGTTGATGACAGAAAATTACCTAATAGAAAGGTCCAAAAAGGGAAGTCGAGAAAAGTATCAGGTAATCTTAACAAAAGTTCCCGATGTTGAGCCAGAAGCATATTACCAGTCAAATATGCCTGAATCGTCGGTAAGCAACCCAGATAAACTTCATTTATAA
- a CDS encoding transglycosylase domain-containing protein, protein MSTSTLGNQDKEQKPSSDSDSFFQGVSRVAGGTVLGLLMVSTAVVTGAVVGLAISYRNLPDVRILRGYVPTETSYIYDVKGRPLTSLHGEAHREVVELDQISPNLKRAVMAIEDSHFYHHRGINPNSIGRAVVANWKSGGVVEGASTITMQLVKNIFLSHQRTVSRKLAEAVLAVRVEQVFSKNDILEMYLNNIYWGHNNYGVQTAAKSYFNKPAAQLNLAESAMMAGLIQAPEVYSPFNNYKTAKERQALVLSRMRTLGWITPAQEEAALKEPLKLGKPTAWQESKLPYVTDAVVAELRQKFGKETLTKGGMRIQTTIDLDFQNMAESTIQRAYNSLRGRGIRTKDLQISLVAVDPRTHFVKALVGGVDYNKSQLNRAIQSRRQPGSAFKPFVYYTAFASGRFTPETVVNDAPIRFREAGGFYSPKNYGGGFSGPVSLRSALMQSLNIPAVVLGRRVGINKVIEVCRLLGFESPLIAVTSLPLGSVDVTPLEMAGAYATFASNGWHSKPTFIMRVTDSRGNVMLDNTPKPKLVLDPWATASLNSVLQGVIQGGTATSAQIGRPAAGKTGTTDNEKNVWFVGYVPQLATAVWIGDDRNRTLGKGITGGGFAAPIWRDFMAQALKNERVEYFPSPSKFRKPTVK, encoded by the coding sequence GTGTCCACCAGTACCCTCGGCAATCAAGACAAAGAGCAGAAACCTAGTAGTGACTCGGATAGCTTTTTCCAAGGAGTCTCCAGAGTCGCAGGGGGGACTGTTCTCGGCCTGTTGATGGTATCCACGGCCGTGGTGACGGGGGCTGTGGTAGGATTGGCGATTAGTTACCGCAATCTACCCGATGTGAGGATTTTACGGGGTTACGTTCCCACGGAAACCAGTTATATCTATGATGTTAAAGGCAGACCCCTGACCAGCTTACACGGGGAAGCGCATCGGGAAGTGGTGGAACTCGATCAAATCTCTCCCAATCTGAAACGTGCAGTGATGGCGATCGAAGATAGCCATTTTTATCACCATCGTGGTATTAATCCTAATAGTATCGGCCGGGCAGTAGTCGCTAACTGGAAAAGTGGCGGTGTGGTGGAAGGTGCATCTACTATCACCATGCAGTTAGTCAAAAATATTTTTCTCTCCCATCAGCGCACCGTTAGCCGTAAATTAGCCGAGGCGGTCCTGGCAGTACGAGTGGAACAGGTTTTTAGCAAAAATGACATTCTGGAAATGTACCTCAATAATATCTATTGGGGTCATAATAATTACGGAGTGCAAACCGCCGCTAAAAGTTATTTTAATAAACCCGCTGCCCAGTTAAATTTAGCAGAATCGGCGATGATGGCCGGTTTAATCCAAGCGCCGGAAGTTTATAGTCCTTTTAATAATTATAAAACCGCCAAGGAAAGACAGGCACTGGTTCTCAGTCGGATGCGTACTTTAGGTTGGATTACCCCCGCACAGGAAGAGGCCGCTTTAAAGGAACCTCTGAAACTGGGTAAACCCACCGCTTGGCAAGAAAGTAAATTACCCTACGTTACCGATGCAGTGGTGGCAGAATTGCGGCAAAAATTTGGCAAGGAAACCCTAACGAAAGGGGGAATGCGGATTCAAACCACGATTGATCTCGACTTTCAAAATATGGCCGAGTCCACCATCCAACGGGCCTATAATAGCTTGCGTGGTCGCGGTATTCGCACCAAAGACCTACAAATTTCTCTAGTTGCGGTGGATCCCCGCACCCATTTCGTCAAAGCGCTCGTCGGTGGCGTTGATTACAATAAAAGTCAATTAAACCGCGCTATTCAATCCCGTCGTCAACCGGGGTCAGCTTTTAAACCTTTCGTTTATTATACTGCCTTCGCTAGTGGTCGTTTTACCCCCGAAACGGTGGTTAATGATGCTCCCATCCGTTTTCGCGAGGCCGGCGGCTTCTATAGCCCAAAAAACTACGGTGGCGGCTTTTCTGGTCCGGTTTCCCTGCGTAGCGCTCTGATGCAGTCTCTGAATATTCCCGCAGTTGTTCTCGGTCGTCGTGTCGGGATCAATAAAGTCATTGAAGTCTGTCGTCTGCTGGGTTTCGAGAGTCCTTTAATTGCCGTCACCTCTTTACCTTTGGGTTCCGTGGATGTTACCCCTCTGGAAATGGCGGGGGCCTACGCTACTTTTGCCAGTAATGGCTGGCATTCTAAGCCTACCTTTATCATGCGTGTTACCGATAGCCGCGGTAACGTCATGCTCGATAATACACCCAAACCGAAGCTAGTTTTAGACCCCTGGGCCACCGCTTCTCTCAATTCTGTCCTACAGGGAGTTATTCAAGGGGGAACAGCCACTTCGGCCCAAATCGGTCGTCCGGCAGCGGGAAAAACCGGTACTACCGATAACGAGAAAAATGTCTGGTTTGTCGGTTATGTTCCCCAATTAGCCACCGCAGTGTGGATTGGAGATGACCGAAACCGCACTTTAGGTAAAGGTATCACCGGCGGTGGTTTTGCTGCTCCCATTTGGCGCGATTTCATGGCACAAGCTCTGAAAAATGAACGGGTAGAATATTTTCCTTCTCCCTCGAAATTCCGCAAACCAACAGTTAAGTAG
- a CDS encoding pentapeptide repeat-containing protein, with amino-acid sequence MAQFSRKTLLTLFASILVLLFSLAPAQALSYNNRNLTNNDFAGQDLRDSTFDHSNLRGSNFSHANLEGVRFFSANLEGADFSDANMRNVDLESARLTRANFTNAVLEGAFATNILIKGAIIDGADFTDAIIRSDVEKYLCEIAKGTNPITGRNTRDTLFCP; translated from the coding sequence ATGGCGCAATTTTCTCGTAAAACTCTACTAACCTTGTTTGCTAGTATATTAGTATTATTATTCTCCTTGGCTCCGGCCCAAGCGCTAAGTTATAATAACCGCAATTTGACCAATAATGACTTTGCAGGGCAGGATTTGCGCGATTCCACCTTCGATCACTCTAATCTGCGCGGTAGCAACTTCAGTCATGCCAATCTAGAAGGAGTACGCTTTTTTTCTGCCAACTTGGAGGGGGCCGACTTTAGCGATGCCAATATGAGAAACGTGGATTTAGAATCGGCCCGTTTAACCAGAGCCAACTTTACCAATGCTGTTCTCGAAGGAGCTTTCGCCACTAACATTTTAATCAAAGGTGCAATTATCGACGGGGCCGATTTTACCGATGCAATTATTCGCTCCGATGTGGAAAAATATCTTTGTGAGATAGCCAAAGGAACTAACCCCATAACTGGCAGAAATACCCGCGATACCCTGTTTTGTCCCTGA
- a CDS encoding YebC/PmpR family DNA-binding transcriptional regulator → MAGHSKWANIKRQKARVDAKKGQTFTQLSRAIIVATRNGVPDPAGNFQLRTAIEKAKAAGIPNDNIERAIAKGAGTWENDSAFEEIRYEGYGPGGVAILIEALTDNRNRTAADLRAAFSKNGGNLGETGCVGWMFDHKGVIRLEGTIDEDKLLEASLEGQAQSYEFFDSEEEGQGAEVFTEVSNLERLNKVLQAAGFKVKEAELRWIPTNTLEVSDREQARFLLKLIDTLESLDDVQSVTANFDLVEELMLGDL, encoded by the coding sequence ATGGCTGGTCATAGTAAATGGGCAAATATTAAACGACAAAAAGCCCGGGTTGATGCCAAAAAAGGGCAAACTTTCACCCAGTTATCCCGGGCCATTATCGTGGCTACCCGTAACGGTGTTCCCGATCCGGCGGGCAATTTTCAGCTACGCACGGCGATCGAAAAAGCCAAGGCGGCCGGTATTCCCAATGACAATATCGAAAGAGCGATCGCTAAAGGGGCGGGAACTTGGGAAAATGACTCAGCTTTTGAGGAAATTCGCTACGAGGGTTATGGTCCCGGGGGTGTGGCGATCCTGATCGAAGCACTGACCGATAATCGCAATCGCACGGCTGCGGATCTGCGGGCGGCTTTTAGCAAAAATGGCGGTAATTTAGGTGAAACGGGCTGTGTGGGCTGGATGTTTGACCATAAGGGGGTAATTCGCCTTGAGGGAACTATTGATGAGGATAAGCTTTTAGAAGCTTCCCTAGAGGGCCAGGCCCAATCCTACGAGTTTTTTGACAGTGAGGAGGAAGGTCAAGGAGCAGAAGTTTTTACTGAGGTGTCTAACCTGGAGAGATTGAATAAGGTTCTGCAAGCAGCGGGATTTAAGGTCAAAGAAGCAGAATTACGCTGGATTCCCACTAATACCCTAGAAGTAAGCGATCGAGAGCAGGCCCGTTTTTTATTGAAGTTAATCGACACCCTAGAATCCCTCGATGATGTGCAATCGGTAACGGCTAATTTTGATTTAGTCGAGGAATTGATGTTAGGGGATCTGTGA
- a CDS encoding 4Fe-4S single cluster domain-containing protein, with protein sequence MSLTIAAQLAQIPAHHLNIMGYVDESAVNGPGCRAVVWVQGCSRECRGCFNQASWSFEINQLITVESLAAKILANPRNSGLTFSGGEPFWQAKALTELAKYVKEKGLNVMSFTGFTIEQLRSTEAPPHSQELLAQLDILVDGAYVESLAIHSPDSPVSSSNQRIHLLNPALQDQINWASDQVEIHILKDGTRIFTGLWGQIIS encoded by the coding sequence ATGAGTCTGACTATTGCTGCCCAATTAGCACAAATTCCCGCCCATCATCTCAATATCATGGGCTATGTGGATGAATCCGCCGTTAACGGTCCCGGTTGTCGGGCCGTGGTCTGGGTACAGGGTTGTTCTCGCGAGTGTCGAGGTTGTTTTAATCAAGCTTCCTGGTCCTTCGAGATCAATCAATTAATTACTGTTGAGTCTCTAGCTGCCAAAATTTTGGCTAATCCCCGCAATAGCGGCCTAACTTTCTCCGGGGGTGAACCTTTTTGGCAAGCAAAAGCCTTGACAGAATTGGCTAAATATGTTAAGGAAAAAGGCTTAAATGTGATGTCCTTCACGGGATTTACGATCGAACAATTGCGCTCAACCGAAGCACCGCCCCACTCTCAAGAATTATTGGCCCAGTTAGATATTTTGGTAGATGGGGCCTATGTGGAATCCCTGGCTATTCATTCTCCCGATTCTCCCGTTTCTTCTAGCAATCAACGGATTCATCTCCTCAATCCCGCTCTGCAAGATCAGATTAATTGGGCATCGGATCAAGTAGAAATTCATATTCTCAAAGACGGAACCCGAATTTTTACGGGATTGTGGGGACAGATTATTTCTTGA
- a CDS encoding RtcB family protein has product MAYETLDISTPTPILSWAGHELGPQETQMAKNVASLPFVYKHISLMPDVHLGKGALVGSVIATKDAVIPAAVGVDIGCGMAALKMPFTGEQLQGKLKKIRLDVEANIPVGFAENKEVDREVTKWPKWAEFKQIHRGVQNLEKKALKQMGSLGGGNHFIEICLDTDNQVWLMLHSGSRGIGNQLAQCHINTAKELAKLAECKLPDLDLAYFVAGTEEFTAYWHDLQWAQEYARYNREIMMARFKRIVEKHLAGGKPTKPLLVVNCHHNYAEQEIHFGEEVYVTRKGAVRARETDYGIIPGSMGAQSYIVKGKGEHNSFCSCSHGAGRLMSRNLAKKTFTLDDLIAQTQGVECRKDEGVIDEIPGAYKPIQQVMNQQADLVEIVATLKQVMCVKG; this is encoded by the coding sequence ATGGCTTACGAAACTCTGGATATTTCCACACCGACACCGATTTTATCTTGGGCGGGGCATGAATTAGGACCCCAAGAAACCCAAATGGCCAAAAATGTTGCTTCCCTACCTTTTGTTTATAAACACATTTCTTTAATGCCCGATGTTCACTTGGGTAAAGGTGCTTTAGTCGGTTCGGTGATTGCCACCAAAGATGCCGTAATTCCTGCCGCCGTCGGAGTCGATATCGGTTGCGGCATGGCTGCCCTAAAAATGCCTTTCACCGGTGAACAATTGCAGGGAAAACTTAAAAAAATTCGCCTCGATGTGGAGGCGAATATTCCCGTCGGTTTTGCGGAAAATAAAGAAGTGGATCGGGAAGTAACTAAATGGCCAAAATGGGCGGAATTTAAACAGATTCATCGAGGCGTACAAAACCTAGAGAAAAAAGCCCTTAAACAAATGGGTTCCCTGGGAGGTGGTAATCACTTTATCGAAATTTGTTTAGATACAGACAATCAAGTTTGGTTAATGCTGCATTCCGGTTCTAGGGGTATTGGTAATCAACTAGCCCAATGTCATATTAATACCGCCAAAGAGTTAGCCAAACTAGCAGAATGTAAATTACCTGACCTCGATCTGGCCTACTTTGTTGCCGGTACAGAAGAATTTACTGCCTACTGGCATGACCTACAATGGGCCCAGGAATATGCTCGTTATAATCGAGAAATTATGATGGCTAGATTTAAGCGCATTGTTGAAAAACATCTAGCGGGAGGCAAACCAACTAAACCCCTCTTAGTAGTTAATTGTCATCACAATTACGCCGAACAAGAAATTCATTTTGGGGAGGAGGTTTATGTCACCCGCAAAGGAGCCGTCCGCGCTAGAGAAACCGATTATGGTATTATCCCAGGCTCCATGGGAGCGCAATCTTATATTGTTAAAGGCAAAGGAGAACATAATAGCTTCTGCTCCTGTTCCCACGGGGCCGGGCGCTTGATGTCGAGAAATCTGGCTAAAAAAACCTTTACTCTTGATGATTTAATCGCCCAAACCCAAGGGGTTGAATGCCGCAAAGATGAGGGCGTTATTGATGAGATTCCGGGGGCCTATAAACCGATCCAACAGGTGATGAATCAACAGGCGGATCTAGTGGAAATTGTCGCCACTCTCAAGCAGGTGATGTGTGTCAAAGGTTAA
- the ltrA gene encoding group II intron reverse transcriptase/maturase — protein MTKSREGKGFGKPKTTKTTNVWKTINWGKIQRYVFKLQKRIYQAAKSGQGAKVRKLQRLLVKSYYARLLAVRKVTQDNQGKKTAGVDGMIAVSPEQRLNLTEEIKGTLKAKPLRRVWIPKPGRDEKRPLGIPTIKDRARQALIKSALEPEWESRMEGTSYGFRPGRSAQDAISRIFSTINKGNYFVLDADIAKCFDRINHDLLLSKIHCPSSLKRDIKQWLKAGVLDNGVFEETETGTPQGGVISPLLANIALDGMARLIETLFPKKSDKRNQAVLIRYADDFVVISPSLKIIEQCQTAISEWLKPIGLELKPEKTRVCHTLNPIEYNGKTEEPGFDFLGFNIRQYPAGKYKAGKINKGIPKTFLTHIKPSQKAVKAHTEAIKGVIKKHKTAPQSALISHLNPIIRGWANYYSGVVSTDTFNKLDYTIWSMLRAWTESRCGKADYEKLRNYFKPGTVKLSNGKERQESWLFQTKDGLYLWKHNWTPIVRHTLVRPDASPFDGNWTYWATRRGQAIDTPTRVAKLLKKQQGKCSRCGQYFTPSDLIEVDHIHPLSLGGKDEYKNLQLLHRHCHDDKSATDGSLNPSGLTKSEVKLDNTRLTKGSQAVSLTREQSN, from the coding sequence ATGACGAAATCGAGAGAAGGTAAAGGGTTCGGGAAACCGAAAACCACTAAGACTACGAATGTATGGAAAACTATCAACTGGGGTAAAATCCAAAGATATGTTTTCAAGCTCCAAAAGAGGATATACCAAGCGGCTAAATCGGGACAGGGTGCAAAGGTTAGAAAGTTGCAACGTCTATTAGTGAAATCATACTACGCTCGTCTATTAGCAGTACGCAAAGTAACCCAAGACAATCAAGGAAAGAAAACAGCAGGAGTCGATGGAATGATAGCAGTATCCCCAGAACAAAGGCTAAATCTAACCGAAGAAATCAAAGGAACACTGAAAGCAAAACCGTTAAGAAGGGTATGGATTCCTAAACCCGGCAGGGATGAAAAACGTCCATTAGGAATACCAACTATCAAAGACAGAGCTAGACAAGCGTTGATTAAATCGGCTCTTGAACCAGAATGGGAGTCAAGAATGGAAGGAACCAGCTATGGTTTCCGACCGGGAAGGTCAGCCCAGGACGCAATATCAAGGATATTCTCAACCATCAATAAAGGTAATTACTTTGTATTAGATGCTGATATTGCCAAATGTTTTGACCGAATTAATCACGACCTTTTACTGTCCAAAATTCATTGTCCAAGTTCCTTGAAAAGAGATATTAAACAATGGCTTAAAGCAGGAGTATTGGACAACGGCGTATTTGAAGAAACAGAAACAGGGACACCTCAAGGAGGGGTAATAAGTCCACTACTTGCCAACATCGCACTGGATGGAATGGCAAGATTGATTGAAACACTATTCCCCAAAAAGAGTGATAAAAGAAATCAAGCTGTTTTAATAAGATACGCCGATGATTTTGTAGTAATTTCCCCATCACTCAAAATCATTGAACAGTGCCAAACTGCTATTTCTGAATGGTTAAAGCCGATAGGATTAGAACTCAAACCAGAAAAAACCAGAGTGTGTCATACACTTAACCCCATTGAATACAATGGGAAAACGGAGGAACCCGGCTTTGATTTTCTAGGATTCAATATTAGGCAATACCCAGCAGGAAAATATAAAGCAGGGAAAATAAATAAAGGAATACCCAAAACATTTCTAACACATATTAAACCTAGCCAAAAAGCAGTTAAAGCCCACACAGAAGCGATTAAAGGTGTAATCAAAAAACACAAGACAGCACCTCAATCAGCCTTGATTAGTCACTTAAACCCAATTATTAGAGGTTGGGCTAACTACTACTCAGGAGTAGTATCCACAGATACCTTCAATAAACTAGACTACACAATCTGGTCAATGTTAAGGGCATGGACAGAATCAAGATGCGGTAAAGCGGACTACGAAAAGCTGAGAAACTACTTTAAACCGGGTACAGTTAAACTTAGCAATGGGAAAGAAAGACAAGAATCTTGGCTATTTCAAACCAAAGACGGTCTCTATCTATGGAAACATAATTGGACACCAATTGTCAGACATACCCTAGTACGCCCCGACGCATCACCATTCGACGGAAATTGGACTTACTGGGCGACCAGACGAGGACAAGCAATCGACACACCGACAAGAGTAGCCAAACTACTTAAGAAGCAACAAGGCAAGTGTAGCCGATGTGGGCAGTATTTTACCCCATCGGATTTAATTGAAGTTGACCACATTCATCCTCTCAGCCTAGGCGGAAAGGATGAATATAAAAACCTTCAATTACTACACCGCCACTGTCACGATGATAAATCGGCAACCGATGGAAGCCTAAATCCATCTGGTTTGACAAAATCAGAAGTCAAACTAGATAATACAAGGTTAACCAAAGGAAGTCAAGCTGTATCCTTAACAAGGGAACAGTCAAACTAG
- a CDS encoding IS630 family transposase produces MINLEFTEEEKNSLYYERFHHPHPRVQLKMEVLWLKSQKIPHQKICQLAGISPNTLLTYLRDEQEGGIEKLKEINFYRPKSELESQKETLKKYFEKNPPATINEAVYRIEELTGIKRSPTQVRKFLKSMGMKCLKVGSLPSKADPDEQEDYKEKKLEPRLNEAKEGKRAVFFVDAAHFVMGAFLGFVWCFERLFVKSPSGRKRFNVLGALNAITHEVILVTNDTYITATQVCELRSKIAALGLMIPITLVLDNARYQKCKIVEELAFSLSIELLYLPSYSPNLNLIERLWKLVKKKCLYGKYYENFSDFSSAIYECLNDAHLKHKKELDSLLTLRFQKFNKSQIMNV; encoded by the coding sequence ATGATTAACCTAGAATTCACGGAAGAAGAAAAGAACTCACTGTATTATGAAAGATTTCATCATCCCCATCCCCGGGTTCAACTGAAGATGGAAGTTCTCTGGTTAAAAAGCCAAAAGATACCGCACCAAAAAATTTGTCAGTTAGCAGGAATCTCGCCAAATACCTTATTAACCTATCTTCGAGATGAGCAAGAGGGCGGAATAGAAAAATTAAAAGAAATCAACTTCTATCGCCCTAAAAGTGAATTAGAGTCTCAAAAAGAAACCCTCAAAAAATACTTCGAGAAAAATCCACCAGCCACAATAAATGAAGCTGTATATAGGATAGAAGAATTGACGGGAATAAAACGAAGTCCTACCCAAGTGAGAAAATTTTTAAAATCAATGGGAATGAAATGTTTAAAAGTAGGTTCTCTTCCTTCTAAAGCTGACCCAGATGAACAAGAGGACTACAAAGAAAAAAAGCTAGAACCCAGACTAAATGAGGCTAAAGAAGGAAAAAGGGCTGTTTTTTTTGTTGATGCCGCTCACTTCGTCATGGGAGCATTTCTCGGTTTTGTTTGGTGTTTTGAGAGACTTTTTGTTAAGTCACCGAGCGGGCGTAAACGCTTCAATGTTTTAGGAGCATTAAATGCAATAACTCATGAAGTTATTCTGGTTACGAATGACACTTATATTACGGCAACTCAAGTCTGTGAACTCCGGTCAAAAATAGCTGCTTTAGGACTAATGATTCCCATCACTCTAGTCTTAGATAATGCCCGCTATCAAAAATGTAAAATTGTTGAAGAATTAGCTTTTTCTTTGTCAATAGAACTGCTCTATCTGCCGTCTTATTCACCTAATCTAAATTTAATTGAAAGGCTGTGGAAATTGGTCAAAAAGAAATGTTTATATGGTAAATATTATGAAAACTTTTCTGACTTTTCTTCAGCCATTTATGAATGTTTGAATGATGCCCATTTGAAACATAAAAAAGAACTGGATTCCTTGCTGACTCTACGATTTCAGAAGTTTAATAAATCTCAGATTATGAACGTCTAA
- the dnaK gene encoding molecular chaperone DnaK, whose product MGKVVGIDLGTTNSCVAVMEGGKPTVIANAEGFRTTPSVVAYAKSGDRLVGQIAKRQAVMNPQNTFYSVKRFIGRKFNEVTNEATEVSYKTLQDGNGNVKLDCPAQGKQFSPEEISAQVLRKLVEDASKYLGETVTQAVITVPAYFNDSQRQATKDAGRIAGVEVLRIINEPTAASLAYGLDKKANETILVFDLGGGTFDVSVLEVGDGVFEVLATSGDTHLGGDDFDKKIVDYLAGEFKKVEGIDLRQDKQALQRLTEAAEKAKIELSSVTQAEINLPFITATAEGPKHLDTTLTRAKFEEICADLIDRCRIPVENAIRDAKIDKSALDEVVLVGGSTRIPAVQELVKKVLGKDPNQSVNPDEVVAVGAAIQGGVLAGEVKDILLLDVSPLSLGVETLGGVMTRIIPRNTTIPTKKSEVFSTAVDGQTNVEIHVLQGEREMAKDNKSLGTFRLDGIPPAPRGVPQIEVVFDIDANGILNVTAKDKGTGKEQSISITGASTLPQNEVERMVNEAESNASVDKERRERIERKNQADSLVYQAEKQLEELGDKVPPSEKNKAQGLIKDLKEAIAQDDDSKIKTILPELQQALYAIGSSMYQQAPPSNPTGGNDNNGPSGGAGGGDDVIDAEFSDAK is encoded by the coding sequence ATGGGAAAAGTAGTTGGAATTGACTTAGGGACGACTAACTCCTGCGTCGCGGTTATGGAAGGGGGTAAACCCACCGTTATCGCCAACGCCGAAGGGTTTAGAACTACGCCCTCAGTCGTCGCCTACGCCAAAAGTGGCGATCGCCTAGTAGGACAAATCGCCAAACGTCAAGCGGTAATGAACCCGCAAAATACCTTTTATTCCGTCAAACGCTTCATCGGCCGGAAATTCAACGAAGTTACCAACGAAGCCACAGAAGTATCCTACAAAACTCTCCAGGACGGCAACGGCAACGTTAAATTAGACTGTCCCGCCCAGGGCAAACAATTCTCCCCCGAAGAAATTTCCGCCCAGGTACTGCGGAAACTGGTGGAGGATGCCAGTAAATACCTCGGCGAAACCGTTACCCAAGCAGTCATCACCGTACCCGCTTATTTTAATGACTCCCAACGTCAAGCCACCAAAGATGCCGGGAGAATTGCTGGGGTTGAAGTTCTCCGCATTATCAACGAACCCACCGCCGCCTCTCTTGCCTACGGATTAGACAAAAAAGCTAACGAAACCATTCTCGTTTTTGACTTGGGTGGGGGAACCTTTGACGTATCGGTTCTAGAAGTGGGTGATGGTGTCTTTGAAGTTCTTGCTACCTCTGGAGATACTCATCTCGGTGGTGATGACTTCGATAAAAAAATCGTCGATTATCTAGCCGGAGAATTCAAAAAAGTTGAAGGAATAGATCTCCGTCAAGATAAACAAGCCCTGCAACGTCTCACGGAAGCGGCAGAAAAAGCCAAAATTGAGCTTTCTAGCGTTACCCAAGCGGAAATTAACCTGCCCTTTATCACCGCTACCGCCGAAGGACCAAAACACCTAGATACCACTTTAACTAGAGCTAAATTTGAGGAAATTTGCGCCGATTTAATTGATCGCTGTCGGATTCCCGTCGAAAACGCCATCCGTGATGCCAAAATCGATAAATCTGCCCTCGATGAAGTGGTTCTCGTCGGTGGTTCAACCCGGATTCCCGCCGTCCAGGAATTAGTTAAAAAAGTTCTGGGCAAAGATCCTAACCAAAGCGTTAACCCCGATGAAGTGGTAGCCGTCGGCGCCGCTATTCAAGGTGGTGTTCTCGCCGGTGAAGTCAAAGATATTCTTCTGCTTGATGTTTCGCCCTTGTCTTTGGGTGTGGAAACCCTCGGCGGTGTGATGACGCGGATTATTCCCCGCAACACCACTATTCCCACCAAAAAATCGGAAGTTTTCTCCACGGCAGTGGATGGACAAACTAACGTGGAAATCCACGTCCTGCAAGGGGAACGGGAAATGGCCAAAGATAACAAGAGTTTGGGAACTTTCCGACTCGATGGCATCCCTCCCGCTCCTCGTGGTGTGCCTCAAATCGAAGTGGTTTTCGACATCGATGCTAACGGTATTCTCAATGTCACCGCTAAGGATAAAGGTACAGGAAAAGAACAATCGATCAGCATCACCGGCGCTTCTACCTTGCCCCAAAATGAAGTGGAACGCATGGTAAATGAGGCAGAATCGAACGCCTCGGTGGATAAGGAACGTCGCGAACGCATTGAACGCAAAAATCAAGCTGATTCCCTGGTTTATCAAGCTGAGAAGCAGTTGGAAGAGTTAGGCGATAAGGTTCCCCCATCCGAGAAAAATAAAGCCCAAGGGTTGATTAAAGACCTGAAAGAAGCGATCGCTCAAGACGATGATAGTAAGATCAAAACCATCCTACCGGAATTACAACAAGCCCTCTACGCGATCGGTAGCAGTATGTATCAGCAAGCGCCCCCTAGCAATCCCACCGGTGGCAATGATAACAATGGCCCCTCTGGTGGTGCTGGTGGTGGCGATGATGTCATCGATGCGGAATTCTCCGACGCTAAATAA